A section of the Spirosoma pollinicola genome encodes:
- a CDS encoding DUF421 domain-containing protein: protein MIDDWETVSSWLFKGWESIGRVVVVGVLAYAGLLLFLRISGKRTLSKMNAFDLVITVALGSTFSTIIISRQTGVADGLTALALLIALQYSVSWLSVRWPWFQQILKSEPTLLFHQGQYLRGALRQERVSEGEVLAAMRSSGAARLEDVTAVVLETDGSFTVIQEKSQGTATSLQNVQ from the coding sequence ATGATCGATGACTGGGAAACGGTGAGCAGCTGGCTCTTCAAGGGCTGGGAAAGCATTGGGCGGGTGGTCGTTGTCGGGGTGCTGGCCTACGCCGGATTACTGCTTTTCCTACGTATTTCGGGCAAGCGGACCCTGTCTAAAATGAATGCGTTTGACCTGGTGATCACGGTGGCGCTCGGTTCCACGTTTTCAACCATTATTATTTCCCGGCAAACGGGTGTCGCCGATGGTCTGACGGCGCTGGCACTGCTGATTGCCCTTCAATACAGTGTCTCCTGGTTATCTGTCCGTTGGCCCTGGTTCCAGCAGATACTAAAAAGTGAACCTACCCTGCTGTTTCACCAGGGACAGTACCTGCGCGGGGCGCTGCGTCAGGAGCGGGTATCTGAAGGAGAAGTGCTGGCGGCCATGCGAAGTTCGGGGGCCGCCCGGCTGGAAGACGTGACGGCGGTGGTGCTGGAAACCGACGGTTCCTTCACGGTCATTCAGGAAAAAAGTCAGGGCACCGCTACCAGTCTCCAAAACGTTCAATAA
- a CDS encoding AI-2E family transporter, whose amino-acid sequence MEHPTRSFAHRVATAAFISLLVAALFLLAGYAAHFFFLVFGGIIVAVVISGLSHFVGQKTSLSYGLSLGVVMLLLVGLIGGTIWLLAPTVSQQADQLGKSLPQSIRQLKTTLSQTAWGQKIQDNLPDQPGELLSSGGPGKGVLTQITGIFSSTLGGLVNVLIVIITGIYLASNPGNYRKGFARLFAPSYRERLLGVMDQCYDTLKNWFISRTITMTVVGVVTGAGLALLGIPFAIVLGIIAGILNFIPNLGPYIALAPALLVALPQGVDHMLYVFALYMGVQSLEGYILTPLLDKKFVSVPPAMLLFAQVLLGILVGLAGVLFASPLVAVLLVVVNELYVKDRLEKQALN is encoded by the coding sequence ATGGAACATCCTACCCGCTCTTTTGCCCACCGCGTGGCCACGGCTGCTTTTATCAGCTTGCTGGTAGCGGCTTTATTTTTGTTGGCTGGCTACGCAGCCCATTTCTTTTTTTTGGTATTTGGCGGGATCATCGTTGCCGTCGTTATTAGTGGACTAAGCCACTTTGTGGGCCAAAAAACATCGCTGTCCTATGGGTTATCACTTGGGGTAGTTATGCTATTGCTAGTCGGATTGATTGGCGGCACCATCTGGCTGTTAGCACCAACCGTTAGTCAGCAGGCCGACCAGTTGGGAAAGTCATTACCGCAGTCGATCAGGCAACTAAAGACTACACTGTCGCAAACCGCCTGGGGCCAGAAAATACAGGACAACCTTCCTGACCAACCGGGCGAATTACTTTCATCGGGTGGACCGGGTAAAGGGGTACTGACCCAAATAACGGGTATTTTTTCCAGTACCCTAGGTGGGCTGGTCAACGTATTAATTGTTATTATTACGGGCATTTATTTAGCGTCCAACCCCGGTAATTATCGCAAGGGATTTGCCAGACTCTTCGCGCCCTCGTACCGAGAGCGGTTATTAGGCGTAATGGACCAGTGTTATGATACACTCAAAAACTGGTTTATCAGCCGTACGATCACCATGACGGTGGTCGGTGTGGTAACCGGTGCCGGACTGGCTTTGCTAGGCATTCCGTTTGCCATTGTGCTCGGCATTATTGCCGGTATACTCAATTTTATCCCTAATCTGGGTCCTTACATTGCCCTCGCCCCGGCCCTGCTGGTTGCTTTGCCGCAGGGCGTTGATCATATGCTGTACGTTTTTGCGCTTTACATGGGCGTGCAGTCGCTGGAAGGTTACATCCTGACGCCCCTACTCGATAAAAAATTCGTTTCGGTGCCGCCCGCCATGCTCTTATTTGCCCAGGTGTTGCTTGGTATCCTGGTTGGTCTGGCAGGGGTGCTGTTTGCCTCACCCCTGGTGGCGGTGTTGCTGGTCGTTGTCAACGAGTTGTACGTAAAAGACCGGTTGGAAAAGCAAGCACTTAACTGA
- a CDS encoding mechanosensitive ion channel family protein — MRSILLLLQPNGVNEPPFTFNDGITLFWHTVRDFMKGTVERLPYIIVGVVVFMLFWLLGKGVKKIINKVAVQSHSIDDTLASLVSRIASALITIIGFLAACVVIFPSFKPGDIIAGLGVTSVAIGFAFKDILQNFFAGILILWRRPFKVGDQIKVKEYEGTVEEINMRSTRLKTYDGERAILPNGDVYTSSILVRTAYPKRRIKFVVGIGYPDSIEEARQVIHDVLNDLEGVLNDPGPWVYVTELAGSSVNLTIFFWVESQQANTLKVSDQVVTGVKLALDKAGIDMPFPHTVVLLENQPDDTHKSGNTHNGNTIASPNRQPV, encoded by the coding sequence ATGCGCTCCATTCTCCTGTTGCTCCAGCCTAATGGAGTGAACGAACCTCCGTTTACGTTCAATGACGGCATAACTCTGTTCTGGCATACGGTTCGTGACTTTATGAAAGGGACCGTCGAACGGCTACCCTATATCATCGTGGGCGTGGTTGTGTTTATGCTGTTCTGGCTGCTGGGAAAAGGCGTCAAGAAAATTATTAACAAAGTGGCCGTCCAGAGTCACTCCATCGACGATACACTGGCTAGCCTGGTGAGCCGCATTGCCAGTGCGCTGATTACCATCATTGGCTTTCTGGCGGCCTGCGTGGTTATCTTTCCCTCCTTCAAGCCCGGCGACATCATTGCGGGCCTGGGCGTCACCTCGGTCGCCATCGGCTTCGCCTTTAAAGATATTCTCCAGAATTTCTTTGCAGGTATCCTGATTCTATGGCGCAGACCGTTCAAAGTCGGCGACCAGATAAAAGTTAAGGAATACGAAGGAACCGTCGAAGAAATCAACATGCGCTCCACCCGACTCAAAACGTATGATGGCGAGCGGGCCATTCTGCCGAACGGTGACGTGTACACGAGTTCCATATTAGTCCGCACGGCTTATCCCAAACGCCGGATCAAATTTGTGGTGGGCATTGGCTACCCCGATTCCATCGAAGAGGCCCGGCAAGTTATTCACGATGTGCTGAACGACCTGGAAGGTGTCCTGAACGACCCAGGTCCGTGGGTGTACGTGACGGAACTGGCCGGGTCATCGGTGAATCTGACAATTTTTTTCTGGGTTGAATCCCAGCAGGCCAACACGTTGAAAGTAAGCGACCAGGTGGTGACGGGCGTTAAATTGGCATTGGATAAAGCGGGAATAGACATGCCCTTTCCTCATACGGTTGTTTTACTGGAAAATCAGCCTGATGATACCCATAAATCAGGGAATACGCATAATGGCAACACAATCGCTTCGCCCAACCGACAGCCTGTATGA
- a CDS encoding sterol desaturase family protein, whose amino-acid sequence MLEALFGAPVIPLERLWTIEKAAPDLIIWAAPIMFLLTGIEILITHLQKKPYHNKQETIGSTLVGLGSVVIGTSLKFGLLFAFVWLYKGLPWRMALQWWTFIPCYLIFDFFNYWAHRIAHERRFWWTTHVVHHSSEHYNLTVSFRLSWIQNVKVIFFLPVALFGFHPIVFFTVSQIAVLFQFWVHTEYIRRLPKWVEFIFATPSNHRVHHGSQEKYIDKNYGATFIFWDRLLGTYQPEEEAPVYGITSNIGNKANPIHINFHEFIDMVNDVRKASGLRQKLFYFYGSPIAVAQRKQQQALQDADSTTEITGQLVQPTQH is encoded by the coding sequence ATGCTCGAAGCCTTATTTGGTGCGCCGGTTATTCCGTTAGAGCGACTGTGGACCATTGAAAAAGCGGCTCCCGATCTGATCATCTGGGCCGCACCCATCATGTTTCTACTGACGGGAATAGAAATCCTGATTACCCATCTTCAAAAGAAGCCGTATCACAATAAACAGGAAACGATTGGGTCGACCCTGGTGGGTTTAGGCTCCGTTGTGATTGGCACCAGCCTGAAATTCGGCCTGCTGTTCGCGTTCGTCTGGTTATACAAAGGGCTACCCTGGCGCATGGCGCTTCAATGGTGGACGTTTATTCCCTGCTACCTCATTTTTGATTTTTTTAATTATTGGGCGCACCGTATTGCGCATGAACGCCGGTTCTGGTGGACTACCCACGTGGTTCATCATTCGAGCGAACACTATAATCTGACCGTCTCGTTTCGCTTGAGCTGGATTCAGAATGTAAAGGTTATCTTTTTTCTGCCCGTGGCGCTGTTCGGATTTCACCCCATTGTTTTCTTTACCGTTAGCCAGATCGCCGTCCTGTTTCAATTCTGGGTGCATACCGAATACATCCGGCGGTTGCCAAAGTGGGTCGAGTTTATCTTCGCTACTCCGTCTAACCACCGGGTTCACCACGGATCGCAGGAGAAGTACATCGATAAAAACTACGGGGCTACGTTTATTTTCTGGGACCGGCTCCTGGGCACGTACCAGCCGGAAGAAGAAGCGCCGGTTTACGGCATTACGAGCAACATCGGCAATAAGGCGAACCCAATTCACATCAATTTTCACGAGTTTATCGACATGGTAAACGACGTGAGAAAGGCCAGTGGGCTACGGCAGAAACTGTTTTACTTCTACGGGAGTCCCATTGCCGTGGCGCAAAGAAAGCAGCAACAGGCCCTACAGGACGCCGATTCGACGACTGAGATAACCGGGCAGCTGGTACAACCTACGCAGCATTAA
- a CDS encoding DUF3078 domain-containing protein, producing the protein MRLCIYLLFLLLIGVGSVYGQTDTLPALRKLFNQGNTVDSVIVRPDSTYWRHKLEAGFNLNQGSFSGNWKGGGVNSIALGLLLNARLSYRRNRFNWSASTQLQYGIVKNAQQTLRKNTDRLYADTKAGYRLSTRWQWFGSLNLLTQFAPGYDYVTLPSGQELANPISNLFAPAYLTESLGLSYEPNDVFDLRLGVFTVRQTFVTDPDVRLYVPRNYGVPLDQTVRTELAFQAIFNYDQDIAQNVNLKFRYLFFADYRDFKASDHRLDFTLTGKINKFLNATLSGVVLYDQDQDFKIQYSQALSAGLLFTW; encoded by the coding sequence ATGCGCCTTTGTATTTACCTGTTATTCCTGCTACTAATCGGGGTCGGGTCAGTCTATGGCCAGACGGATACGCTGCCTGCGCTTCGAAAATTATTCAATCAGGGTAATACCGTCGATAGTGTCATCGTGCGGCCCGACTCTACTTACTGGCGGCATAAGTTGGAGGCTGGGTTCAATCTCAATCAGGGTTCATTTAGCGGAAACTGGAAAGGCGGAGGTGTTAATTCAATTGCCCTGGGTTTATTGCTGAACGCGCGCCTGTCTTACCGACGAAATCGCTTTAACTGGAGTGCCAGTACGCAGTTGCAGTATGGAATCGTTAAAAATGCTCAACAAACACTACGCAAGAACACCGACCGCTTATACGCGGATACCAAAGCCGGGTATCGGCTTAGCACCCGCTGGCAATGGTTTGGGTCGCTGAATCTACTCACGCAGTTCGCGCCGGGCTACGATTACGTTACGCTGCCCTCGGGCCAGGAGCTGGCCAATCCAATCTCGAACCTGTTTGCGCCCGCTTACCTGACGGAATCCCTGGGGCTGTCATACGAGCCCAATGATGTGTTCGACCTACGGCTGGGCGTATTTACCGTCCGGCAGACGTTTGTGACCGACCCGGATGTTCGGCTCTATGTCCCCCGTAATTATGGCGTACCTCTTGACCAGACTGTACGAACGGAGCTGGCTTTTCAGGCGATTTTCAATTACGATCAAGACATTGCCCAGAACGTTAACCTCAAATTTCGCTACTTGTTCTTTGCTGACTATCGAGACTTCAAAGCAAGCGATCATCGGCTTGATTTCACGCTGACCGGAAAGATTAACAAGTTTCTTAACGCTACCTTAAGCGGTGTTGTGCTCTACGATCAGGATCAGGATTTCAAGATCCAATATAGTCAGGCCTTGTCAGCTGGGCTACTGTTTACCTGGTAA